A window from gamma proteobacterium SS-5 encodes these proteins:
- a CDS encoding DUF1566 domain-containing protein encodes MGQTYPIVDTGQSSYYDASNVIQAPTPGAAFFGQDAHYQGLQPAYWDNGDGTVTDLNTGLTWQQIPLSQITYTEAKNGAQGLSLAGYSDWRLPSIKELYSLMDFSGFTGTSLADSSPYLDTDYFTFEYGDVIGNRFIDAQYWSSTEYLSTTILDAATTFGVNFADGRIKGYPNGSDGGLAMERYVRYVRGNTDYAENALIDNKDGTISDQATGLMWLQADSGQAMTWQEALAWAEGLEYGGHDDWRLPNAKELQSLVDYNRAPDVTGTAAIDPLFTSSTISNEGGALDYPFYWTGTTHVENGAGDHAVYLSFGRALGWMNIPSTTGYELMDVHGAGAQRSDPKTGNAADYPYGFGPQGDVIRIENHVRPVRDISRDNERLGTSANDKWINTTADEVFRGDEGIDSLQSALAFDLYELNRAQGSLSITGPQGNDSLSGVERLYFADQNRAFDLAANENAGMALEFINVLAPSTITDTATRGLILGFFDQGHSLSSLFQEAINSGLVTSLAGAASNEAIAKMAYLNLIGNPADQATTDLLVGYMNGTTANYSQADFLATVAGLGIHQPDVAILLSGIQLTGMEYI; translated from the coding sequence ATGGGCCAGACCTATCCTATAGTTGATACCGGTCAGAGTTCTTACTATGACGCCAGCAATGTCATTCAAGCACCCACGCCAGGTGCGGCCTTCTTTGGTCAGGACGCCCATTACCAGGGCCTGCAACCGGCCTATTGGGACAATGGTGATGGCACTGTCACCGATCTGAATACCGGGCTTACCTGGCAGCAGATACCCCTCAGTCAAATAACCTACACTGAGGCCAAAAATGGGGCGCAAGGCCTGTCATTGGCCGGTTACTCGGACTGGCGTTTACCCAGCATCAAAGAACTCTATTCCCTGATGGATTTCAGTGGATTCACCGGCACCTCCCTTGCCGACTCTTCACCCTACCTGGATACCGACTACTTTACCTTCGAGTACGGGGATGTGATCGGCAACAGGTTCATCGATGCCCAATACTGGTCGTCCACCGAATACCTATCCACCACCATCTTGGATGCAGCCACCACCTTTGGCGTCAATTTCGCTGACGGTCGCATCAAGGGTTACCCCAATGGCAGCGATGGCGGCCTGGCCATGGAGCGCTATGTTCGCTATGTCCGGGGCAACACTGACTATGCCGAGAATGCCTTGATTGACAACAAGGATGGCACCATCTCTGACCAAGCGACTGGGCTCATGTGGCTGCAGGCAGACAGTGGCCAGGCCATGACCTGGCAAGAGGCCCTGGCCTGGGCCGAGGGTCTTGAATACGGCGGCCATGACGACTGGCGCTTACCCAATGCCAAGGAGTTGCAGAGCCTGGTTGATTACAACAGGGCACCGGATGTCACCGGCACGGCTGCCATTGACCCCCTGTTCACCAGCAGCACGATCAGCAACGAAGGCGGCGCATTGGATTACCCCTTTTACTGGACAGGAACGACCCATGTAGAAAACGGGGCCGGGGATCATGCGGTTTATCTCTCCTTTGGCCGGGCATTGGGCTGGATGAACATCCCGAGTACAACGGGCTATGAGCTGATGGACGTGCACGGTGCAGGGGCGCAGCGCAGTGACCCCAAAACCGGTAATGCAGCGGATTACCCCTACGGTTTCGGACCACAGGGGGATGTCATTCGAATCGAAAACCATGTGCGCCCGGTACGGGACATATCCCGTGACAACGAGCGCCTGGGTACATCTGCAAACGACAAGTGGATCAATACCACGGCAGATGAGGTTTTCAGGGGAGACGAGGGCATTGACAGCCTGCAGTCCGCCCTTGCCTTCGACCTGTATGAACTGAACAGGGCACAGGGTAGTTTGAGTATCACCGGGCCTCAGGGCAACGACAGCCTGTCCGGGGTAGAACGGCTCTATTTTGCCGATCAAAACCGTGCTTTCGACTTGGCGGCCAACGAGAACGCCGGCATGGCCCTGGAGTTCATCAACGTTTTGGCCCCCAGCACCATCACCGATACCGCCACCCGTGGGCTCATTCTCGGCTTCTTCGATCAGGGCCACAGTCTCAGCAGCCTGTTCCAGGAGGCGATCAATAGCGGCCTGGTAACCAGCCTGGCCGGTGCTGCAAGCAACGAGGCCATAGCAAAAATGGCCTACCTGAACCTCATCGGTAACCCGGCCGATCAGGCCACCACCGACCTGCTGGTGGGCTACATGAACGGCACAACGGCCAATTACAGTCAGGCCGATTTTCTAGCCACAGTAGCAGGATTGGGGATCCACCAGCCCGATGTCGCCATTCTGCTCTCAGGGATACAGCTAACGGGGATGGAATACATCTGA
- the flgB gene encoding flagellar basal body rod protein FlgB, with translation MNIDNFMGIHEQALRVRDYRSELLAANLANADTPGYKARDIDFKQILSQEAGQQQGLATTHQRHIPLSQGTVSTNQVGYRIPEQPSLDGNTVNTEREQVEFASNSLRYQASLEFVNGKIKGLLRSFKGQ, from the coding sequence ATGAACATCGACAACTTTATGGGCATCCACGAGCAGGCGTTGCGGGTGCGTGACTATCGCTCTGAATTGCTCGCGGCCAATCTGGCCAATGCCGACACCCCCGGCTACAAGGCGCGGGATATCGACTTCAAGCAAATACTCAGCCAAGAGGCGGGTCAGCAACAGGGCCTGGCCACCACCCATCAGCGCCATATTCCCCTGAGTCAGGGCACGGTTTCCACCAATCAGGTGGGCTACCGCATCCCCGAGCAGCCCTCCCTGGACGGCAACACGGTCAACACCGAGCGTGAACAGGTGGAGTTCGCCTCCAACAGCCTGCGCTATCAGGCCAGCCTGGAGTTCGTCAACGGCAAGATCAAGGGCCTGTTGCGCTCGTTCAAGGGCCAATAG
- a CDS encoding chemotaxis protein CheV: MTSILDGVDLRTQLAGANRLELLLFRLSGKQLFGINVFKVQEVIQCPPLTKIPKANPVVRGIANMRGKTISVMDLSMAIGSVPLDDIDNRFVIVTEYNCNTQGFMVGSVDRIINMNWEDIKPPPKGAAASSYMTAVTQVDKELVEIIDVEKVMSEVLGASELIDSQSLLEGLDSSKQHILVVDDSVVARHQVTSVLDQLGVTYTECRNGREALDQLRLWASEGRDLLPWLALVISDIEMPSMDGYSLTSAIRKEPGMESLYVILHSSLSGVFNESMTSKVGANQFLPKYEPNVLAKAVSDRLRVHQQEHGLDD, encoded by the coding sequence TTGACCAGTATCCTTGATGGTGTTGACCTGCGCACCCAGTTGGCAGGTGCCAATCGCCTGGAGTTGCTGTTGTTTCGCCTCAGTGGCAAGCAGCTGTTCGGCATCAACGTATTCAAGGTGCAGGAGGTGATCCAATGCCCGCCCCTGACCAAGATACCCAAGGCCAACCCGGTGGTGCGCGGCATCGCCAACATGCGCGGCAAGACCATCAGCGTGATGGACCTGTCCATGGCCATCGGCAGCGTGCCCCTGGACGATATCGACAACCGCTTCGTCATCGTCACCGAATACAACTGCAACACTCAGGGCTTCATGGTGGGCTCGGTGGACCGCATCATCAATATGAACTGGGAGGACATCAAGCCGCCGCCCAAGGGTGCCGCCGCCAGCAGCTACATGACCGCCGTGACCCAGGTGGACAAGGAGCTGGTGGAGATCATCGACGTGGAAAAGGTCATGTCCGAGGTACTCGGTGCCTCCGAGCTGATCGACAGCCAATCCCTGCTGGAGGGGCTGGACAGCTCCAAGCAGCACATCCTGGTGGTGGACGACTCGGTGGTGGCGCGGCATCAGGTCACCTCGGTGCTGGACCAGCTCGGCGTGACCTATACCGAATGCCGCAACGGCCGCGAGGCCCTGGATCAACTGCGCCTCTGGGCCAGCGAGGGGCGCGACCTGCTGCCCTGGCTGGCGCTGGTCATCTCCGACATCGAGATGCCCTCGATGGACGGCTACTCCCTCACCTCGGCGATCCGCAAGGAGCCGGGCATGGAGAGCCTCTATGTGATCCTGCACAGCTCGCTCAGCGGCGTATTCAATGAGTCTATGACCAGCAAGGTGGGGGCCAACCAGTTCCTGCCCAAGTACGAGCCCAACGTCCTGGCTAAGGCGGTGAGTGACCGCCTCAGGGTCCATCAGCAAGAGCATGGGCTGGATGACTGA
- the flgM gene encoding flagellar biosynthesis anti-sigma factor FlgM: protein MKIQGLPPSVVTGTTNDKQAAEAKKDAPGQTGGTSAAAGDSVKISSAGVDMAKLENSVAQSEGIDRSKIEAIRDALQKGDYPFDADKIAEKMLGMEGLLNSK from the coding sequence ATGAAGATCCAAGGCTTACCGCCCTCTGTAGTGACGGGCACAACCAACGACAAACAGGCCGCCGAGGCCAAAAAGGATGCACCGGGTCAGACCGGCGGCACCTCTGCCGCGGCTGGTGACTCGGTAAAAATCAGCTCCGCTGGAGTGGATATGGCCAAGCTGGAAAACAGCGTCGCCCAGTCCGAAGGCATTGACCGCAGCAAGATCGAGGCCATCAGGGACGCCCTGCAGAAGGGTGACTACCCCTTTGATGCCGACAAGATCGCCGAAAAAATGCTGGGTATGGAAGGCCTGCTCAACAGCAAGTGA
- a CDS encoding flagellar protein FlgN → MHASTNAFATLIQAEIQTAEDLLGCLRQEQEALRQFSAEALEQAVARKVELLEQMAQHANRRAEYLHSVGCPEQEVERIHAFIQQRAAPALPAWRRLVDLAGELDRQNEINGSMIQLSQQRTQIALDLATPPEDKPRTYGKKGYTEHNPASFTRAKA, encoded by the coding sequence ATGCACGCCAGCACCAATGCCTTTGCCACACTGATCCAGGCCGAGATCCAAACGGCCGAGGACCTGCTGGGCTGTCTCCGACAGGAGCAGGAGGCATTGCGTCAATTCTCTGCCGAGGCCCTGGAACAGGCGGTGGCGCGCAAGGTGGAATTGCTGGAGCAGATGGCGCAACACGCCAATCGGCGCGCCGAATACCTGCACTCAGTCGGCTGTCCTGAGCAAGAAGTGGAACGCATCCATGCCTTTATCCAGCAACGGGCCGCCCCGGCCCTGCCCGCCTGGCGCAGGCTGGTGGACTTGGCCGGGGAACTGGATCGGCAGAACGAGATCAACGGCAGCATGATCCAACTCAGCCAGCAGCGCACGCAAATAGCCCTGGACCTGGCCACCCCACCGGAAGACAAGCCGCGCACTTATGGCAAAAAGGGCTACACCGAACACAACCCCGCCAGCTTCACCCGCGCCAAGGCCTGA
- the flgA gene encoding flagellar basal body P-ring formation protein FlgA produces the protein MAKTSPLLPTLPLLLALLPATAGLAADQSHASIYQAVHGHIEQRLDEIEAKPEIQINPLDRRLSLEQCDQPLQTFDPPSFRALGRTSVGVSCEGSKPWSLYVSAQVSVDLPVVVAARPLARNSLVQAADLKLKPVNSDKLYNNYLTRPADALGKRLRRNIKAGDVLNNGMLIVPKAVKYGSRVTLISRLAGLEVRMKGKAMGQGGIGERVAVKNLSSERTVEGIIRASGVVEVQ, from the coding sequence ATGGCGAAAACATCCCCCCTTTTGCCGACCCTGCCCCTGCTGCTTGCCCTGCTGCCTGCTACGGCCGGCCTGGCTGCCGATCAGTCCCATGCAAGCATTTATCAGGCCGTGCACGGACACATCGAGCAGCGCCTGGATGAGATTGAGGCCAAACCGGAGATCCAGATCAACCCGCTGGATCGCCGCCTGAGCCTGGAGCAATGCGATCAACCCCTGCAGACCTTCGACCCGCCCAGCTTTCGCGCCCTCGGCCGTACCTCGGTGGGGGTAAGCTGCGAGGGCAGCAAGCCCTGGTCGCTGTACGTCAGCGCCCAGGTCAGCGTGGATCTGCCGGTGGTCGTGGCCGCCCGTCCGCTGGCCCGTAACAGCCTGGTGCAGGCCGCCGATCTGAAATTGAAACCGGTCAACAGCGACAAGCTCTACAACAATTATCTGACCCGCCCGGCCGACGCCCTGGGCAAACGCCTGCGGCGTAACATCAAGGCCGGCGATGTGCTCAACAATGGTATGCTTATCGTCCCCAAGGCCGTAAAATACGGCAGCCGGGTCACCCTGATCAGCCGCCTGGCGGGCCTGGAGGTGCGCATGAAGGGCAAGGCCATGGGTCAGGGCGGCATTGGCGAGCGGGTAGCGGTGAAAAATCTCAGCTCGGAACGCACCGTGGAGGGCATCATCCGCGCCTCTGGGGTGGTCGAGGTCCAATAA
- a CDS encoding chemotaxis protein has protein sequence MTERYGYTAQPRLQPQDYRDLCDFFLKASGIVLGEGKEYLVSSRLGRVLREQGLDSFAELLRELKGSRNPRLRTAVLDAITTNETFWFRDMAHFNLLTQTILPERATEPGAFRVWSAACSSGQEPYSLSMVGSDFRKKNPGYRRNLEITATDLSEQVLAEAAKGLYCGLSTVRGITPEQRRRYFIPRGDCFEVDPELRRVISFRKQNLMESFAGLGRFDVIFCRNVLIYFSATTKADVIARMAQSLKPKGYLLLGSTESLSDPKGRFEMITGQGGIAYRLK, from the coding sequence ATGACTGAGCGTTATGGCTACACGGCGCAGCCCAGGTTGCAGCCGCAGGATTACCGGGACCTGTGCGATTTCTTCCTCAAGGCCAGCGGTATCGTCCTGGGCGAAGGCAAGGAGTACCTGGTCTCCAGCCGTCTGGGCCGGGTACTGCGCGAGCAGGGGCTGGACAGCTTTGCCGAGCTGCTGCGGGAACTCAAGGGCAGCCGCAACCCGCGCCTGCGCACGGCGGTGCTGGATGCCATTACCACCAACGAGACCTTCTGGTTTCGCGACATGGCCCACTTCAACCTGCTCACTCAGACCATATTGCCGGAGCGGGCTACCGAGCCTGGTGCCTTCCGCGTCTGGTCGGCGGCCTGCTCCTCCGGTCAGGAGCCCTATTCCCTGAGCATGGTGGGCAGCGACTTCCGCAAGAAAAACCCAGGCTACCGGCGCAACCTGGAGATCACCGCCACCGATCTGTCCGAACAGGTGCTGGCGGAGGCGGCCAAGGGCCTCTACTGCGGCCTGTCCACGGTGCGCGGCATCACCCCGGAGCAGCGCAGGCGTTATTTCATCCCCCGTGGTGACTGCTTTGAGGTGGACCCCGAGCTGCGCCGGGTGATCAGCTTCCGTAAGCAGAACCTGATGGAGAGCTTCGCCGGTCTGGGCCGGTTTGATGTCATCTTCTGCCGCAACGTGCTCATCTACTTCTCCGCCACCACCAAGGCCGATGTCATCGCCCGCATGGCCCAATCCCTCAAGCCCAAGGGCTATCTGCTGCTCGGCTCCACCGAATCCCTGAGCGACCCCAAGGGCCGGTTTGAGATGATCACCGGCCAAGGCGGCATCGCCTATCGCCTGAAGTAG
- a CDS encoding HD-GYP domain-containing protein, with product MLKKIKVEQLVMGMFIKEFCGSWMEHPFWRTRFLLKNPADLKSIRASSIKELWIDTDKGLDLPEGTVEMGQAESEAEVDRALNEAAQSGRTLEKVSVSEELKQAAKICARSKEAVTSMFAEARMGKAVDTNTARSLVEEISASVTRNAAALLSLARLKTADDYTYMHSVAVCALMMALARQLDLDPEQTRQAGMAGLMHDLGKALMPMEVLNKPGKLTDAEFAIIKSHPAEGHKMLLQAAEPVDPVVLDVCLHHHEKTNGSGYPKGLKDEQISLFAKMGAVCDVYDAITSNRPYKAGWDPAESIRKMAEWADGHFDQRIFQAFVKSLGIYPTGSLVKLASGKLGVVLEQSKQSLLKPQVKVFYSTKTRARIAPKVVDLSASGCDDSIVSREDPSAWKFPDLDELWSGIPRP from the coding sequence ATGTTGAAAAAGATCAAGGTCGAACAGCTGGTGATGGGCATGTTCATCAAGGAGTTCTGCGGCTCCTGGATGGAACACCCCTTCTGGCGCACCCGTTTTCTGCTGAAAAACCCGGCGGATCTCAAGAGTATCCGCGCCAGCAGCATCAAGGAGCTGTGGATCGACACCGACAAGGGCCTGGACCTGCCCGAGGGGACCGTCGAGATGGGTCAGGCCGAGAGTGAGGCGGAGGTGGATCGGGCCCTGAATGAGGCGGCGCAGAGCGGCCGCACCCTGGAGAAGGTCTCGGTCAGCGAGGAGCTAAAGCAGGCCGCCAAGATCTGCGCCCGCTCCAAGGAGGCGGTCACCTCCATGTTCGCCGAGGCACGCATGGGCAAGGCGGTGGACACCAACACGGCGCGCAGCCTGGTGGAGGAGATCTCCGCCTCGGTCACGCGCAACGCCGCCGCCCTGCTCAGCCTGGCGCGGCTGAAGACCGCCGATGACTACACCTACATGCACTCGGTGGCGGTCTGCGCCCTGATGATGGCCCTGGCCCGTCAGCTGGACCTGGACCCGGAGCAGACGCGTCAGGCCGGCATGGCCGGGCTGATGCACGACCTGGGCAAGGCGCTGATGCCGATGGAGGTGCTGAACAAGCCGGGCAAACTGACCGATGCCGAGTTTGCCATCATCAAGAGTCACCCCGCCGAGGGCCACAAGATGCTGCTGCAGGCCGCTGAGCCTGTGGATCCGGTGGTACTGGATGTCTGCCTGCACCACCATGAAAAGACTAATGGCTCAGGCTACCCCAAGGGGCTCAAGGACGAGCAGATCAGCCTGTTCGCCAAGATGGGCGCGGTCTGTGATGTGTATGACGCGATCACCTCCAACCGCCCCTACAAGGCCGGCTGGGACCCGGCGGAGTCAATCCGCAAGATGGCCGAATGGGCCGATGGCCATTTCGATCAGCGCATCTTCCAGGCCTTCGTCAAAAGCCTGGGCATCTATCCCACCGGCTCACTGGTCAAGCTGGCCTCGGGCAAGCTGGGTGTGGTGCTGGAGCAGTCCAAGCAGTCCCTGCTCAAGCCCCAGGTCAAGGTGTTCTACTCCACCAAGACCCGCGCCCGCATCGCCCCCAAGGTGGTGGACCTGTCCGCCTCCGGCTGCGACGACAGCATTGTCAGCCGGGAAGACCCGTCCGCATGGAAATTCCCCGATCTGGACGAGCTGTGGTCGGGCATTCCCCGCCCCTGA
- the flgC gene encoding flagellar basal body rod protein FlgC encodes MFKVFDVAASGMSAQNQRLNLVASNMANADAVSSSMDQTYRSRQPFFRTLENQFNPEDPTVGVKMAGVVESQAPLVQEYSPNHPMANADGYIFRPNVNIVEEMANMISASRSYQSNIEVVNSAKAMATKTLQMGKG; translated from the coding sequence ATGTTCAAGGTATTCGACGTAGCGGCCAGCGGCATGTCGGCGCAGAACCAGCGCCTAAATCTGGTGGCCAGCAACATGGCCAATGCCGATGCGGTGAGCAGCAGCATGGATCAGACCTACCGCAGTCGGCAGCCGTTTTTTCGTACCCTGGAGAACCAGTTCAATCCGGAAGACCCCACGGTAGGGGTGAAGATGGCCGGGGTGGTGGAAAGCCAGGCGCCCCTAGTGCAGGAATACAGCCCTAACCATCCCATGGCCAATGCCGATGGTTATATCTTTCGGCCCAACGTCAACATAGTGGAAGAGATGGCCAACATGATCAGCGCCTCGCGCTCCTACCAAAGCAACATCGAGGTAGTGAACTCGGCCAAGGCCATGGCCACCAAGACCCTGCAGATGGGTAAAGGGTAA
- a CDS encoding DUF2281 domain-containing protein: MNIAVLVEKLQGLPAEKQVEVFDFVDYLASRFTPSAALTQTDWPEGDFSTLSLSQAMRGMEEEAELYSLADIKEPWS, encoded by the coding sequence ATGAATATCGCGGTTCTCGTCGAAAAACTTCAGGGTCTGCCCGCAGAAAAGCAGGTAGAAGTCTTTGACTTCGTTGATTATCTCGCGAGCCGGTTTACCCCATCGGCAGCACTGACTCAGACCGACTGGCCTGAGGGCGATTTTTCAACGCTGTCACTCAGCCAGGCCATGCGCGGCATGGAGGAAGAAGCCGAGCTTTATAGCCTGGCGGATATCAAGGAGCCTTGGTCGTGA
- the polA gene encoding DNA polymerase I: MPSDSPLILVDGSSYLFRAYHALPPLTNSQGEPTGAIVGVANMLRKLLQEYRPSRMAVVFDAPGPTFRDTLYDQYKAHRPPTPEELRVQIRPLHQLVQAMGLPLLLIEGVEADDVIGTLALQAEGPVLISTGDKDMAQLVSERVTLIDTMNDRLLDPAGVMAKFGVRPEQIIDFLALTGDSSDNIPGVPKCGPKTAAKWLEQYQTLDNLMNHADEIKGKIGESLRASLGFLPLSRQLTCIKLDVELPLGPAELVVQPPDRALLRQHYERMEARQLLAWLEREEGGGVQAPSATAAPIECQYQIILDQAKLDTWIERLRQAELFALDTETTSLNPMQAELVGLSFAIHPGEAAYVPLAHTAPGSPQQLDRAAVLDQLKPLLQDPARPKVMQNLKYDMSVLANYRIQLEGVAHDSMLQSYVLDAANRHDMDSLAQRYLGLKTITFEDIAGKGSKQLGFDQIPLEQAGPYAAEDADICLRLHQMLWPRLQAEPGLQRLYQDLEIPLAAVLSRIERSGVRIDAAMLRQQSGELAGQLAELERQAYQVAGRPFNLGSPKQIGEIFFDQLGLPVKAKTPKGAPSTAESVLEELADEGHELPRLILRHRALSKLKSTYTDKLPQMIDPHTGRVHTSYHQAVAATGRLSSSDPNLQNIPIRSEAGRRIRQAFIPEPGFVMLAADYSQIELRIMAHLSADDSLLTAFAQGADVHRATAAEVFADGDLSAVTPEQRRNAKAINFGLIYGMSAFGLARQLGIERSAAQDYVDLYFQRYPGVKAFMDRTRDQAHRQGYVETLFGRRLYLPEINARNGNRRAAAERTAINAPMQGSAADIIKRAMLAVDAWIQSEQPPLRLLMQVHDELVFEVREDYLDPASQKVRQLMQGAAELSVPLLVDIGRGANWDEAH, translated from the coding sequence ATGCCCTCTGATAGCCCCCTGATCCTGGTGGATGGCTCCTCCTACCTGTTTCGCGCCTACCACGCCCTGCCGCCGCTGACCAACAGCCAGGGCGAGCCCACTGGTGCCATCGTTGGCGTGGCCAACATGCTGCGCAAGTTGCTGCAGGAGTACCGTCCCAGCCGCATGGCGGTGGTGTTCGATGCCCCAGGACCGACCTTTCGCGATACGCTCTACGACCAGTACAAGGCGCACCGGCCGCCGACGCCGGAGGAGCTTAGGGTACAGATAAGGCCCCTGCATCAACTGGTGCAGGCCATGGGGCTGCCGTTGCTGCTGATTGAAGGGGTGGAGGCGGACGATGTCATCGGCACCCTGGCGCTGCAAGCCGAGGGGCCGGTGCTGATCTCCACCGGCGACAAGGACATGGCCCAGCTGGTGAGCGAGCGGGTGACCCTGATCGACACCATGAATGACCGCCTGCTGGATCCCGCTGGCGTGATGGCCAAGTTCGGCGTGCGGCCGGAGCAGATCATCGATTTTCTCGCCCTCACCGGCGACAGCAGCGACAACATCCCCGGCGTACCCAAGTGCGGTCCCAAGACCGCCGCCAAGTGGCTGGAGCAGTATCAGACCCTGGACAACCTCATGAATCATGCCGATGAGATCAAGGGCAAGATCGGCGAAAGCCTGCGCGCCTCGCTGGGGTTTCTGCCCCTGTCGCGCCAGCTTACCTGCATCAAGCTGGACGTGGAATTGCCCCTGGGGCCTGCCGAACTAGTGGTGCAGCCGCCGGATCGGGCCCTGTTGCGCCAACACTATGAGCGCATGGAGGCACGTCAGCTGCTGGCCTGGCTGGAGCGGGAGGAAGGCGGCGGGGTCCAGGCCCCATCGGCAACTGCGGCACCCATCGAGTGTCAATACCAGATCATTCTCGATCAGGCCAAGCTCGATACCTGGATCGAGCGCCTGCGCCAGGCCGAGCTGTTTGCCCTGGACACAGAGACCACCAGTCTCAACCCCATGCAGGCCGAACTGGTGGGCCTGAGCTTCGCCATCCACCCCGGCGAGGCGGCCTATGTGCCCCTGGCCCATACCGCCCCGGGCAGCCCGCAGCAGCTGGATCGCGCCGCCGTGCTGGACCAGCTCAAGCCCCTGCTGCAAGACCCGGCCCGGCCCAAGGTGATGCAGAACCTCAAGTACGACATGAGCGTGCTGGCCAATTATCGGATCCAGCTGGAGGGCGTGGCGCATGACTCCATGCTGCAATCCTATGTGCTGGATGCCGCCAACCGCCACGACATGGACAGCCTGGCGCAGCGTTATCTGGGGCTGAAAACGATCACATTCGAGGACATCGCCGGCAAGGGCAGCAAGCAGCTGGGCTTCGACCAGATCCCCCTGGAACAGGCCGGACCCTACGCCGCCGAGGATGCCGACATCTGCCTGCGCCTGCATCAGATGCTCTGGCCCCGATTGCAGGCCGAGCCTGGCCTGCAACGGCTTTATCAAGATCTGGAAATACCCTTGGCGGCGGTACTCTCACGCATCGAGCGCAGCGGCGTGCGCATCGATGCCGCCATGCTGCGCCAGCAGAGCGGTGAGCTGGCCGGTCAGCTGGCCGAGCTGGAACGGCAGGCCTATCAGGTGGCCGGACGCCCCTTCAACCTGGGCTCGCCCAAGCAGATCGGCGAGATCTTCTTCGACCAGCTGGGCCTGCCGGTCAAGGCCAAGACCCCCAAGGGCGCGCCCTCTACCGCCGAATCCGTGCTGGAGGAGTTGGCAGACGAAGGCCACGAACTGCCCCGCCTGATCTTACGCCACCGGGCCTTGAGCAAGCTCAAATCCACCTACACCGACAAGCTGCCGCAGATGATCGACCCGCACACCGGCCGGGTACACACCTCCTACCACCAGGCGGTGGCCGCCACCGGGCGGCTCAGCTCATCCGACCCCAACCTGCAGAACATCCCCATCCGCAGCGAGGCGGGCCGGCGCATCCGCCAGGCCTTCATCCCCGAGCCGGGCTTTGTCATGCTGGCGGCGGACTACTCGCAAATCGAGCTACGCATCATGGCCCATCTGTCTGCTGATGACAGCCTGCTGACCGCCTTCGCCCAGGGTGCCGATGTGCATCGCGCCACCGCCGCCGAGGTCTTCGCCGATGGCGATTTGAGTGCCGTTACCCCGGAGCAGCGGCGTAACGCCAAGGCGATCAACTTCGGTCTGATCTACGGCATGTCCGCCTTCGGCTTGGCCAGGCAGCTGGGCATAGAGCGGTCTGCGGCGCAGGACTATGTCGATCTCTATTTCCAGCGCTACCCCGGCGTCAAGGCCTTCATGGACCGCACCCGTGATCAGGCCCACCGGCAGGGCTATGTCGAGACCCTGTTCGGCCGCCGCCTCTATCTGCCAGAGATCAACGCCCGCAACGGCAACCGCCGCGCCGCTGCCGAGCGCACCGCCATCAACGCCCCCATGCAGGGCAGCGCGGCGGACATCATCAAACGCGCCATGCTGGCGGTGGATGCCTGGATTCAGAGCGAGCAACCACCGCTGCGGCTGCTGATGCAGGTCCACGACGAGCTGGTGTTCGAGGTACGCGAGGACTATCTCGACCCGGCCAGCCAGAAGGTCCGTCAGCTCATGCAGGGTGCCGCTGAGCTGTCCGTGCCCCTGCTGGTGGATATAGGCAGGGGTGCCAACTGGGATGAGGCCCATTGA